In a genomic window of bacterium:
- a CDS encoding YqaA family protein — MISIVIITYLTLFAASFLAATILPLSPDLIAAKMALDGNILFYIIAVAAIGSYLGSCTTYYLGYLGREKILKKRPEKKEGKMEKYHKIFERYGAPILLLTWVPIVGDIFAGIAGVLEINFWVFSLYALLGKIIRFTFVVYLAEKFI; from the coding sequence ATGATATCAATAGTGATAATAACATACCTAACTCTTTTTGCGGCCAGTTTTTTAGCCGCGACAATTTTACCATTGTCGCCGGATTTGATTGCTGCAAAGATGGCGCTTGATGGAAATATATTATTTTATATCATCGCCGTTGCGGCTATCGGAAGCTATCTCGGAAGCTGCACCACCTATTATTTGGGATATCTTGGCAGGGAAAAGATCTTAAAAAAAAGACCGGAAAAGAAAGAGGGAAAAATGGAAAAGTATCATAAAATATTTGAGCGTTACGGCGCACCGATTCTTTTGCTTACATGGGTTCCGATTGTGGGGGATATTTTTGCGGGTATTGCCGGGGTCTTGGAAATTAATTTTTGGGTTTTTTCGCTGTACGCGCTGCTCGGCAAGATCATCAGATTTACTTTTGTGGTTTATTTAGCGGAAAAATTCATATAA
- the pilM gene encoding pilus assembly protein PilM, which yields MDFLNLLIPKEKIVGIEIGNRKLRMLALAKDSFGNISVQGKSEVDMEEGVIDHGAVKDGKKLSAALASLKKTFKPRSALSVFAIVTVSQNNIYSDILEFPKNLTNEQLIEAISFNVAKSSPLPLSECYLDWQLIETGKVKDKILTYIIPKGIVNAYKSALEENGFSLIALESTTLSIGRAAEITGEPTLFFYLTDEGVTSMIYSGNNSYFSQFEFWQEASGGAPIKDIGDLSKVLKTKIKNLSYYFENQYNKEKIKKVLLMSEGFDADKIIGKIDYKDVLIEKASSGISSIDNYDWIPVGGAAKRAFIPRSEDTIISLLPVGTESLYETQKMTSFANSILIVVATIMLFYIVAFTTSLFFISYLGKDLSRQMETRSNMQMPADYSKIDQETKEFNGYVSDLLNVSSKTSTDYGAIMGKISSLNSSGIALTSISFDNISGVIAISGVSSSREDLNAFKFRLANSSFFSNVKFSVQNIAQKSNIPFSTSFNLK from the coding sequence ATGGATTTTCTAAATCTTTTGATTCCCAAAGAAAAAATAGTCGGTATTGAAATAGGCAATCGAAAGCTTAGGATGCTGGCTTTGGCCAAAGATAGTTTTGGCAATATTTCCGTTCAAGGAAAATCCGAAGTGGACATGGAAGAGGGCGTGATCGATCATGGCGCGGTGAAAGATGGAAAAAAACTAAGCGCCGCTTTGGCTAGTCTCAAAAAAACATTTAAACCCCGGAGCGCGCTGTCCGTGTTTGCGATCGTTACTGTTTCTCAAAATAATATTTATAGCGATATTTTGGAATTTCCAAAAAATTTAACGAATGAACAATTGATCGAAGCGATTAGTTTTAATGTTGCCAAGTCTTCGCCTTTGCCTTTGAGCGAATGCTATCTGGATTGGCAACTGATCGAAACCGGCAAGGTAAAAGACAAGATTTTGACCTATATTATTCCCAAAGGAATAGTAAACGCCTATAAAAGCGCTTTGGAGGAGAATGGTTTCAGTCTTATCGCTTTGGAATCGACAACGCTCTCGATCGGCCGGGCGGCGGAAATAACCGGTGAACCGACTTTGTTTTTTTATTTGACGGACGAAGGCGTAACCAGCATGATTTATAGCGGTAATAATTCTTATTTCAGCCAGTTTGAATTTTGGCAGGAAGCTTCCGGCGGCGCGCCGATCAAAGATATTGGCGATCTTAGCAAAGTTTTGAAAACAAAAATCAAGAATTTGTCGTATTATTTTGAAAATCAGTACAATAAGGAAAAAATTAAAAAAGTTTTATTGATGAGTGAGGGTTTTGACGCGGATAAGATCATTGGAAAGATAGATTACAAAGATGTTTTGATCGAAAAAGCCAGTTCCGGCATTTCTTCGATAGATAATTATGACTGGATTCCCGTGGGAGGAGCGGCCAAGCGCGCTTTTATTCCCCGGAGCGAGGATACTATTATCAGCTTGCTGCCGGTTGGCACGGAAAGTCTTTACGAAACGCAAAAGATGACCTCTTTTGCCAACTCGATCTTGATCGTAGTGGCGACCATAATGTTGTTTTACATAGTGGCTTTTACGACTTCGCTATTTTTTATTTCTTATTTGGGAAAGGACTTAAGCCGGCAAATGGAAACCAGAAGCAACATGCAAATGCCCGCCGACTATTCCAAAATTGACCAGGAAACCAAAGAATTCAATGGCTACGTCAGCGACTTGTTAAACGTTTCTTCCAAAACCAGCACTGATTACGGGGCTATAATGGGAAAGATCAGCAGTTTGAATTCTTCGGGAATAGCTTTGACAAGCATCAGTTTTGATAATATTTCAGGTGTGATCGCAATTTCCGGGGTTTCTTCATCCAGGGAAGACTTAAACGCGTTTAAATTCCGATTAGCCAATTCTTCTTTTTTCAGTAACGTAAAATTTTCCGTGCAAAACATCGCTCAAAAAAGCAACATTCCTTTTAGTACAAGTTTTAATTTGAAATAG